The sequence CTCCCGGGTCACCCGCGCGCTCCCGCTACATCTTCCGGTCCGGCAAGCCAGGGGAGCGTCCCGGCGAGGACGGCCCGCCGAACGACTGGCCGTCGGCGTTCGGCGGTCCCGCCTGGACGCGGCTGGACGACGGCGAGTGGTACCTGCACCTGTACGCGCCCGAGCAGCCCGACCTCAACTGGCGCAACCCCGACGTGCGGCACGAGTTCGAGGACATCCTGCGGTTCTGGCTCGACCGCGGCGTGGACGGCTTCCGCATCGACGTCGCCGCCGGCCTGTTCAAGGACGAGTCGTTCCGCGACCTCCACGGCCAGGACCGGCGCATGCCGAACGGCCCCGTGTACAGCCGGCCCGAAGTCCACGACGTCTACCGGAGGTGGCGCCAGATCCTCGACGAGTACGACGGCGACCGCATGGCCATAGGCGAGGTGTGGACGGACGGCCCGGAAGACCTCGCGCTGTACCTGCGTCCAGACGAGCTGCACCAGGTCTTCCAGTTCGACCTGCAAACGGCCCCGTGGTCGGCCATGGCGTTCCGCGAAGTGATCGACGGCGCGCTGAAGGCCGTCGCTCCCATGGGCGCCGCTCCGACGTGGGTGCTGTCGAGCCATGACTCCGTCCGCCACGTCACCCGTTATGAGCAGCAGGGGGTCTTCCAGGGCATCGGGCACGCCCGGGCCAAGGCCGCGTTACTGCTGCTCTTGGCACTTCCTGGGTCGGCCTACCTTTACCAGGGCGAGGAACTGGGGCTGCCCGAGGTGACCGATCTGCCGGACGACGCCCGGCAGGACCCCATCTTCAAGCGCACGAACGGGCAGAGCGCGGGACGCGACGGCTGCCGGGTACCGCTGCCTTGGTCGGGCCGCGCCGAGCCCTACGGCTTCTCCCCCGACGGCGTCCGGCCGTGGCTGCCGATGCCGGAGCGGTGGGCGTCCTTGGCCGCTGAGGCGCAGGCGTCCGACCCCTCCTCCATGCTGAGCTGGTACCGCGAGGCGCTCGCGCTGCGCCGCCGCCTGCACGGCGACCTCCCGGAAGACCTGGAGTGGATCGACTCCCCCGAGACCGCCCTCTTCTTCCGGCGCGGTTCCCTGGTCCTCGCCCTCAACTGCGGCGAGAACCCTGTGCGCCTCCCTGCGGGCACCCCGCTCCTGACCAGCACGCCCCTCTACGGCGAGTTGCTTCCCGGCAACACCGCCGCCTGGCTGAGCGCCCCCTGAACGCGCGACGCGGTGTGCCGGTCCGTGCGAGGGGGCAACGCACGGACCGGCACACCGCGGTACTTCGCGGGAAGGGTGCCTCCGGCTACAGCGGCGGACGCTGGAGCTGGAGCGGGTCGTCGGCCATGGGGGCCGACTTGAGGGTCTGCATGCCGGTCCCGACGCCCGCCCAGCGCTTGACGTCGGCGGTCGCCTTGGTCTGCTCGTCACCGGGCAGCTTGGCGATGAGCCGGCCGCTGTGGTTCATCCCCGGGGCGACGTAGACGGCCGAGTCGCGGCTGCCGTGCCCGAGGCGGAACGGCTCGGAGCCCCACGGGTCGTTGGCGCCGTACAGGAACAGCATGTGCTCGGCGTTCCCGCGCACCCAGCGATCGATGTCGCGCATGGCGCGGCCGTTGTCGAACCGCATGGGGATGTCACGCGGAACGTAGGTGCGCGGCTGGTAGCTGTCCTCGTACCGCAGCAGCGGCCGCAGGTGCTTGAACTTCGGCGTCGGCCAGCCCAGCTGCGTCCCCGCCTGGTAGTAGTACGGGATGTACGGGGCGAGGCCCTGGTCGCTGTAGAACGACAGGCCCGAGATGTTGTCGAGCGTCTGGTAGATCTCGTCGTCCGAGGCGTCCACCGCGGGCAGCGACGCGCAGTCGGACTGCAGGCTGTACTGCCAGAAGCCCCACTCGTAGTCCATCACCGAGTTCTCGAACGCGCGGTCCTGGCTGCGCAGGATGCTGAACGTCCAGCCGTTCTCGTCGGCGGCGGCCTTGAAGCGCTTGAGCATCGCGGGGCGGCGCTTGAGGAACTCGCGCGCCAGCGCCTTGACGTGGGTGCGGCACCCGGGGTCGGAGCCGACCGTCTGGAAGAACTTGTCGTAGGCGCGGTCGTCGTTGTTGTTGACGTCGTTCGGCGCCACGTACACGACGCTGCCGTCGACGTCACGCGGGTAGAACCGCTTGTGGTAGACGGCCGTCATGCCGCCCTTGCTGGCCCCCGTCGAGATCCACTTGCCCTGGTAGATCGTCTTCAGGGCGCCGATCAGCCGGTGCTCGTCGGTGGCCGCCTGCCAGATCGTGTCCTTCTTCCAGTCCGTCGGCTCCGGACGGGACGGGGTGAAGTACCGGTATTCGACCGAGATCTGGTTGCCGTCGACCAGTGCCGTCGGCTCGGAGGTGAACATCGTCTCCGGCGTGTTGTACCCGCTGGTGTAGAGCACCATGGGACGGTCCGCCGACTTGTGCTGCAACATGATGCGCTGCTCGAACCACTGCCCCCGCGGGTTGCGGTGGTCGACAGGCTGCCTGTACTCCAACCAGAACCAGCGGTAGCCGGGCAAGGTGGACTGTTTCTCCGTCACCTGCATGCCGGGGATCGCCTTCAGCTGGGCGAGGATGTCGCCCGCCTGGGCGGCGCCGGCCTTCACCGTGCCCGCCTGGGCCGGGCCCGCGGCCTGCGCCGCGGTGGCCCCCGCCCCGGTGATGCCCGCGGCGAGCAGCAGTGCCATGGCTCCTCGTGAGACGCGCCGCATTGTGCCCCTTTCACGTGGGTTCTCCACATTCGCGTCGCGACCCTAGAGGGAGAAGCCCGGCCAAAACGGATTGCTGTTGGGCTTGTTACCTATCCGTGACGGGTCGGTTGTCACCCGATCAGACCGGAAATCAAGCCCAGGAGGGGCGGAACCGTGATCAGGCAGGCAATGGCGCTCACGCTGGAGGAACGCGAACCCACCGGGTGAACCTCGATCACGTCCGGAACGGCGCACAGCCGCGCCAGAGATCAGACCCGGGAAAAGTCGGCCGGTCCGGGAGCGGCGATCGGGTCAGGAGGGGTGAGACGGGGGTCAGGCGGGAGGGGCAAGGGTGAAGCCGTCGTCCCAGGGGGCCAGGCGTTCGAAGAACCGCTCGTCGTGCCAGCGTCCGTCCAGGTGGATGTGGCGGCGGGCCGTCCCCACAAGCGTGAAGCCGTTGCGTTCGAGCACGCGCTGGGACGCGAGGTTGTCGACTCTCGTGAACGCTTCGACGCGGTGCAGGCGGAGCGCACCGAACGCAACGTCCATGGCCTGCCTGACGGCCTCGGTGGCGACGCCCCTGCCCGCGTGCGCGCGCGCCACCCAGTAGCCGACGAAGCAGCTCTGGAGGGGCCCGCGCAGGATGTTGTTGAGCGTGATGCGCCCGGCGACCTCGCCGTCGACGAGGATGACGCCCGGCCACATCTCCTGCGCCGCGTACGCCTCGACCAGCTCGCGCAGGTTGTCGCGCTGGCCGTCGACGGTGAAGTACGCCTCGCCCCGTTCCGGTTCCCAGGGACGCAGGTAGGCGCGGTTCTCCCGGTACAGCGCCGCGAGCGCCACCGCGTCCGCCATCTGGACGGCGCGCAGGCGCACCCCTGCTCGACGGCCGTCGAGCGCGGGCGGAGGGCCGGCGAGCGCCGTCATGCGCGGGGCACCACGTACCGCCCGATGAACTCCCGTTCCTCCGGGGTGAAGCGGCGCAGGCGGTTCGCCTCCACGTCGAACGCGACGAGGGTCGAGGTCGCCGCGGCGTACACGTGGTCGTCGTCCCGCACCTCGTAGGCCAGCTTGAACGACGCGGCGCGGGCCTCGGTCACCCACGTCTCCACCCGGATCGGGTAGACGGTCGGCAGCAGCGGGTGCCGGTAGTCGATCTCGTGCCGGGAGATCACCATGCCGCGAACGGGCTGCTCCCCCTTGCGCACCGGGTCGCCGTGGAACATCTCCAGCCGCGCGTCCTCCAGGTAACCGAGGAACTTGACGTTGTTCACGTGTCCCTGGGAGTCGATGTCGCCGAATCGGATCTTGAACTCGTAGACGTGGCGGTACTCGGCCGCGGGCAACTGCTGCATGTCCTCGCCTGGGTGCGGGGGAACCTGGGTGGTCGGCCCGATGCTACCCGGAGCGGGCCGAGTCCCTGACCAGGCAGGGGCGCTTCGGGTCGAACCGCCAGTCCGGGATCAGGTACCTCATCGCGGCGGCGTCGTCGCGGTCGCCCAGCCCGTACCGGACGTAGAGGTCGTGCGCCTCCTCGACGCGCTGGTCGTCGAGGTCGACGCCGAGCCCCGGGCCCTCGGGCAGCGCGATCGCGCCGTCCGCGATCCGCGGCGGGTCGGTCGTGAGGCGCTGGCCGTCCTGCCAGATCCAGTGCGTGTCGATCGCGGTGATCTCGCCGGGCGCGGCCGCGGCGACGTGGGTGAACATCGCCAGGGACACGTCGAAGTGGTTGTTGGAGTGCGAGCCCCAGGTCAGCCCCCACGCCTCGCAGAGCTGCGCGACCCGCACCGAGCCGCGCATCGTCCAGAAGTGCGGGTCGGCGAGGGGGATGTCCACCGCGTCCAGCCGGATCGCGTGGCCGAGCTGCCGCCAGTCGACCGCGATCATGTTCGTGGCGGTGCGCAGGCCGGTGGCGCGGCGGAACTCGGCCATCGTCTCCCGGCCCGAGTAGCCGTGCTCGGCGCCGCACGGGTCCTCGGCGTAGGCGAGGACGTCCCGCAGCCCGGTGCCGATCCGGACGGCCTCCTCCAGCGACCAGGCGCCGTTCGGGTCCAGGTTGACGCGGGCGCCGGGGAACCGCTCGGCGAGCGCCCGCACGGCCCGCGCCTCCTCCTCGCCGCGCAGGACGCCGCCCTTGAGCTTGAAGTCGGCGAACCCGTAGTGCTCGCGCGCGGCCTCCGCCTGCCGGACGATCGCCTCGGGCGTCAGCGCCTCCTCGCGCCGCACC is a genomic window of Actinomadura citrea containing:
- a CDS encoding S28 family serine protease gives rise to the protein MALLLAAGITGAGATAAQAAGPAQAGTVKAGAAQAGDILAQLKAIPGMQVTEKQSTLPGYRWFWLEYRQPVDHRNPRGQWFEQRIMLQHKSADRPMVLYTSGYNTPETMFTSEPTALVDGNQISVEYRYFTPSRPEPTDWKKDTIWQAATDEHRLIGALKTIYQGKWISTGASKGGMTAVYHKRFYPRDVDGSVVYVAPNDVNNNDDRAYDKFFQTVGSDPGCRTHVKALAREFLKRRPAMLKRFKAAADENGWTFSILRSQDRAFENSVMDYEWGFWQYSLQSDCASLPAVDASDDEIYQTLDNISGLSFYSDQGLAPYIPYYYQAGTQLGWPTPKFKHLRPLLRYEDSYQPRTYVPRDIPMRFDNGRAMRDIDRWVRGNAEHMLFLYGANDPWGSEPFRLGHGSRDSAVYVAPGMNHSGRLIAKLPGDEQTKATADVKRWAGVGTGMQTLKSAPMADDPLQLQRPPL
- a CDS encoding enolase C-terminal domain-like protein, with amino-acid sequence MSTPVVTGMRVVPVAGRDSMLLNLGGAHGPFFTRNLVLLTDSSGSTGVGEVPGGEGIRRMLEDARALVVGKPIGRSDEILNTVRATFGHLDAGGRGPLTHDTRITVHALSAIEAALLDLMGRFLGVPVAALLGDGVQRRTVPVLGYLFYVGDRNRTDLPYEAPPHGADGWLRVRREEALTPEAIVRQAEAAREHYGFADFKLKGGVLRGEEEARAVRALAERFPGARVNLDPNGAWSLEEAVRIGTGLRDVLAYAEDPCGAEHGYSGRETMAEFRRATGLRTATNMIAVDWRQLGHAIRLDAVDIPLADPHFWTMRGSVRVAQLCEAWGLTWGSHSNNHFDVSLAMFTHVAAAAPGEITAIDTHWIWQDGQRLTTDPPRIADGAIALPEGPGLGVDLDDQRVEEAHDLYVRYGLGDRDDAAAMRYLIPDWRFDPKRPCLVRDSARSG
- a CDS encoding glycoside hydrolase family 13 protein, with translation MTRTPWWRNAVVYEVYVRSFADADGNGEGDLQGIRSRLGHLRDLGVDALWLTPFYTSPLADGGYDVADYRDVDPRFGTLDDFDALVADVHAHGMRLIVDIVPNHSSDRHRWFREALAAPPGSPARSRYIFRSGKPGERPGEDGPPNDWPSAFGGPAWTRLDDGEWYLHLYAPEQPDLNWRNPDVRHEFEDILRFWLDRGVDGFRIDVAAGLFKDESFRDLHGQDRRMPNGPVYSRPEVHDVYRRWRQILDEYDGDRMAIGEVWTDGPEDLALYLRPDELHQVFQFDLQTAPWSAMAFREVIDGALKAVAPMGAAPTWVLSSHDSVRHVTRYEQQGVFQGIGHARAKAALLLLLALPGSAYLYQGEELGLPEVTDLPDDARQDPIFKRTNGQSAGRDGCRVPLPWSGRAEPYGFSPDGVRPWLPMPERWASLAAEAQASDPSSMLSWYREALALRRRLHGDLPEDLEWIDSPETALFFRRGSLVLALNCGENPVRLPAGTPLLTSTPLYGELLPGNTAAWLSAP
- a CDS encoding GNAT family N-acetyltransferase, with protein sequence MTALAGPPPALDGRRAGVRLRAVQMADAVALAALYRENRAYLRPWEPERGEAYFTVDGQRDNLRELVEAYAAQEMWPGVILVDGEVAGRITLNNILRGPLQSCFVGYWVARAHAGRGVATEAVRQAMDVAFGALRLHRVEAFTRVDNLASQRVLERNGFTLVGTARRHIHLDGRWHDERFFERLAPWDDGFTLAPPA
- a CDS encoding acyl-CoA thioesterase, whose protein sequence is MQQLPAAEYRHVYEFKIRFGDIDSQGHVNNVKFLGYLEDARLEMFHGDPVRKGEQPVRGMVISRHEIDYRHPLLPTVYPIRVETWVTEARAASFKLAYEVRDDDHVYAAATSTLVAFDVEANRLRRFTPEEREFIGRYVVPRA